The sequence TGAATAAGATATTTGTACAGTTTAATGAACAATTTACTCTGCTCTACTTCTAAACAATAAATGTCTCACATGACAGTTTGATATTTATTAGTTGCCTCTAACATGTCAACCTAAAACATAAACCTTCAAAGTAAAACAGATGGAAAGATATCCTGTAAATCCAGTTTACAGTTCATCCTTCTCTTCCTGGAAGATGGTGTTGTCAGGCTTCTTGATCCATCTAAGTTTGAAACCTGCTTTGATCCCTTTctctttcatcttcttctccagctgaaaaacaagttcattaacagaaagaaaagatttttcttttgttgttgttctttcagATTTATGTCCCCttagatttaaatgttaaaggaaaaatatctCGTCTCAGACTGACCAGTTTCAGGATGGCCTCCATCACAGCAGGGTCATTCAGGTCCATTGTGGATTTCAGAGCCTTCAGCTTGATCCAAAGCTGCTGCTTTGTCTCTGTGGACAAAATGGAAATACAGATTCAATGAAAAAGAGACTTGAGTGTCAGTGGAACACAGTCAGTGTGAGTTTGTTTGAAGACAACTCACCATAGTGACACATGAAAGGAAGTTTTTGGTCACAATGATCTTCAACCCACTTTCCAGCATCAGCAGCACCGATCAAACTGGTAGCACAGTCTCCAGTTTTACCTCTTGGGCGTCCAGTCAGCCAGTTTTTGAATTCTTTCTCTGTGCCATCAGACCAAGAGGGCCAGGTTCTTCTGTACAGGccaacaaaagcaaacacattTCCTGTTACAGCCTGCTGGACCCGTGTCTTCTCTTCTTCATTCCTCATGGAGGCCAGGTCTGTGTGGAACTTCCTGCAGTAGCTCTGAGCTTCCTCCCACGTCAGGTTCCTCCAGGACTTATAGACGTATCTTGGAGGAGAAGAAGCTGGCAAGAATTTTGAAAGTTCAGTCAGATTAATTTGGACACTAAAGCAATTTATTCTGatcaacagttttaaaaagtccaatatgcatgaaatgaaattaaGAAAAGTTTCAGATCTTCACATCTGAGTTACATCTTTGCAAGACAAAAGAAACAGTCAAAGCTGccgttcattttctgttttggggCCTGAACACACACTTGAAGTAATAATTATACCACAGTCTGGAAAATGCACCACGTTATTGGATCACAGAAACCAAAGCAAGTAacgttttactcactgtttgaATTGTCATAGCAGACAAAAGGGCGATGGATTGAGCATGACGTATCAT comes from Amphiprion ocellaris isolate individual 3 ecotype Okinawa chromosome 23, ASM2253959v1, whole genome shotgun sequence and encodes:
- the LOC118471779 gene encoding macrophage mannose receptor 1-like, with amino-acid sequence MSPACRPGVNEALLCIVLLSGFCSCLHQYQFIDELKTWGEAQQHCREKFTDLATVDNMEDVAQLIAAAGSDYSGRVWIGLYDKSRSWGWSMRDDGYYGTNNEPYIRFNAGEPDNGRDELKLCIAVYGGELYDTSCSIHRPFVCYDNSNTSSPPRYVYKSWRNLTWEEAQSYCRKFHTDLASMRNEEEKTRVQQAVTGNVFAFVGLYRRTWPSWSDGTEKEFKNWLTGRPRGKTGDCATSLIGAADAGKWVEDHCDQKLPFMCHYETKQQLWIKLKALKSTMDLNDPAVMEAILKLLEKKMKEKGIKAGFKLRWIKKPDNTIFQEEKDEL